Within Microbacterium proteolyticum, the genomic segment ACGCCGACCGCTGCCTGGCCGTCGATGCCGACGGCAACATCGTCGACGGCGACCAGATCATGGCGATCCTCGCGGTGGCGATGAAGGAGCGCGGTGCGCTCGTCGACGACACCCTGGTGGCGACCGTGATGAGCAACCTGGGCCTTCATCGCGCGATGGCGGATCACGGCATCCGGGTCCTCCAGACCGCCGTCGGAGACCGTTACGTGCTCGAGGCCATGAACGAGGGCGGCTACTCCCTCGGGGGCGAGCAGTCCGGCCACGTGATCATGAGCGACTTCGCCACGACCGGCGACGGTCTGCTCACGGGTCTGCACATCGTCGCGGAGATGGCCCGTCAGAAGAAGACGATGGCCGAGCTGGCCGCGATCATGACGGTCTACCCGCAGGTGCTCGTCAATGTCCGCGGCGTCGACCGCGACCGCGTGTCCGACGAGGTCGTGCAGGAGGCCGTGCGCGCCGCCGAGACGGAGTTGGGCGACTCGGGTCGCGTGCTGCTGCGCGCGTCGGGGACCGAGCCGCTGGTTCGCGTCATGGTCGAGGCCGCGTCGGAGCACGTCGCCCGTGCCCACGCCGATCGCCTGTCCGAGGTCGTGCGCGAGCGCCTCGCCCTCTGACGCGTGAGTCGCCAGGATTCGTCGCCCACAGGTACTCGGAAGCGACGAATCCTGGCGACTCGCGCTCCCGCGGTTCAGTACTCCAGCGACTCGATGTAGCGCAGCAGGACGCCCTCGCGGAGCGCCCAGGGCGAGACCTCGAGCTCGTCGACGTCCATCGCCTTCATCGCGCGCTCCACGACGACCGCGGCCGCGACGATCTGGAACGTGCGGTCGGCGGTGATACCGGGGAGCGCCTCGCGGGCGTCGGCGGGAATCCGCGCGAGCCGCGGGATCCAATCCTTCAGCTCGCGCCGCGGCAGCACCATCCGGTCGATGCCCGACCAGCCCGGCACGGGGTACCCGGCGAGCTTCGCGAGAGAGCGGATCGCCTTCGACGAGCCGATCACGTGGTCCGGGCGGGGGAGGGCGGCGAAGCGCTCGGCGACGGGGGCGAGGACGGATGCCGCGTGCTGACGCAGCGCGTCGATCTCGTCCTCGCTCGGCGGGTCGTGGGGGAGGAACTGCACCGTCGACCGCCCGGCGCCCAGCGGCACCGACTCGGCCAGCTCGGGGAGTTCGTCGGCGCCGCCCGCGATCTCGAGCGACCCGCCGCCGATGTCGAACAGCAGGATCTGTCCGGCGGACCACCCGAACCAGCGGCGCACCGCCAGGTAGGTGTACCGGGCCTCGGTCTCCCCGCCGAGCACCTGGAGCGGCTGCCCCAGGACGGCCTCGATGCGGGCGATGACGTCATCGCCGTTGGTCGCTTCACGGACGGCGGAGGTGGCGGTCGCGAGGAGCTCGTCGACCCCTTCGGCCCGCGCCGTCTCGCACGCCTGGGTCACGGCACCCACGAGTCCCGTGACGCCCTCGGGTGAGATCGACCCGTCGGGCTCGAGGTAGCGCATGAGCCGCAGCACCGAGCGGTGCGACGTCGTCGCGGTGGGCCGTCCCCCGGCGCGCGCGTTCGCGACGAGCAGGTGGACGGTGTTGGAACCGATGTCGAGTACCCCGAGTCGCACGCTCCGAGCGTAGTGGGAGCCCGCGGGTAGCATGGGCGGGTGTCCGCCGCAGAGACCGCCGCTCCCGCACCGTCGCTGAGCCCGTACCGTCAGATCGACCGCGCCGAGTGGGCACGCCTGGCCGGTGGGATCGAACAGCCCCTGACCGAGACCGAGGTCGTGCAGTTGCGCGGCATCGGCGACCGGTTGGATCTGCGCGAGGTCGCCGAGGTGTACCTGCCGCTCAGCCGGCTGCTGAGCCTCTACGCCCGCGCCACCCGTCGGCTCGGAGCCGACACGAGCGCGTTCCTGGGCGAACCGGATGCCACGACGCCCTTCGTCATCGGGGTCGCCGGTTCCGTCGCGGTGGGGAAGTCCACGATCGCGCGCCTGCTGCGCGAGCTGATGAGCCGCTGGCCCGACACCCCGCGCGTCGAGCTCGTGACCACCGACGGCTTCCTCTACCCGAACGCCGAGCTCGAGCGCCGCGGCCTCATGGACCGCAAGGGCTTCCCCGAGTCGTACGACCGCCGGGCGCTGGTGGAGTTCCTCAGCGAAGTGAAGTCCGGCGCCGAAGAGGTGCGGGCGCCGTTCTACTCCCACGTGCAGTACGACATCATGCCCGACGCGCACGTCACGGTGCACCGCCCCGATGTCGTGATCGTCGAGGGGCTCAACGTGCTGCAGCCCCCGCCCACGCCGAACGACGTCGCGGTGAGCGACCTGTTCGACTTCTCGATCTACGTGGATGCCGATGCAGCCCACATCGAGCGCTGGTAC encodes:
- a CDS encoding Ppx/GppA phosphatase family protein, with the translated sequence MRLGVLDIGSNTVHLLVANARAGGRPTATTSHRSVLRLMRYLEPDGSISPEGVTGLVGAVTQACETARAEGVDELLATATSAVREATNGDDVIARIEAVLGQPLQVLGGETEARYTYLAVRRWFGWSAGQILLFDIGGGSLEIAGGADELPELAESVPLGAGRSTVQFLPHDPPSEDEIDALRQHAASVLAPVAERFAALPRPDHVIGSSKAIRSLAKLAGYPVPGWSGIDRMVLPRRELKDWIPRLARIPADAREALPGITADRTFQIVAAAVVVERAMKAMDVDELEVSPWALREGVLLRYIESLEY
- the coaA gene encoding type I pantothenate kinase, encoding MSAAETAAPAPSLSPYRQIDRAEWARLAGGIEQPLTETEVVQLRGIGDRLDLREVAEVYLPLSRLLSLYARATRRLGADTSAFLGEPDATTPFVIGVAGSVAVGKSTIARLLRELMSRWPDTPRVELVTTDGFLYPNAELERRGLMDRKGFPESYDRRALVEFLSEVKSGAEEVRAPFYSHVQYDIMPDAHVTVHRPDVVIVEGLNVLQPPPTPNDVAVSDLFDFSIYVDADAAHIERWYVDRFLALRDNAFTNPSSFFRVFADISDEEAVSRALGFWREINLPNLEENVLPTRHRAKLVLQKGADHTVDSVLLRKL